A single region of the Gossypium arboreum isolate Shixiya-1 chromosome 12, ASM2569848v2, whole genome shotgun sequence genome encodes:
- the LOC108452234 gene encoding squamosa promoter-binding-like protein 7, producing MEHDDMFMGNRSQTGNKYNPNNATTNSFNFETTLTESHALNHPHQQQQRYSLYAGDGSSRIHQSADPHLVCLKLGKRHYFEGSTDLNNNRHSAGIGKKGKPYYDNLSGEGGGPSSSTGPRCQVEGCNVTLVNAKDYHRRHKVCETHSKAPKVVVLGLEQRFCQQCSRFHLVSEFDDSKRSCRRRLAGHNERRRKTSQDSATRNFARDNKPMTGSFPYVSSPTGRALSLLSSKVDSWISPSNLSTRSSAALRELIVENRAAVLARQLVLERDWHYIGEPQPAGSNPILVQHHSMLDPHGWDFPFPETGGQVTLDLMQASNTAFGMLSVRGKTKEEEEECSELWHSLQGTHG from the exons ATGGAACATGATGATATGTTCATGGGGAACCGAAGCCAAACTGGTAATAAGTATAACCCCAACAATGCAACCACCAACAGTTTCAACTTCGAGACCACGCTCACTGAGTCTCACGCGCTGAACCACCCGCACCAACAACAACAACGATACTCTCTTTACGCCGGCGATGGGTCGAGTCGTATTCACCAATCGGCAGATCCTCATCTTGTTTGTTTGAAGCTTGGGAAGAGACATTACTTTGAGGGTTCAACAGATCTGAACAACAATCGTCACTCCGCCGGTATTGGAAAGAAAGGTAAACCCTATTATGATAATCTTAGCGGCGAAGGAGGTGGACCTTCTTCGTCGACGGGACCGAGGTGTCAAGTTGAAGGGTGTAATGTTACACTAGTCAACGCTAAAGACTATCACCGGAGACATAAAGTTTGTGAAACACACTCTAAAGCACCCAAGGTGGTGGTGTTAGGGTTAGAGCAACGCTTTTGTCAGCAGTGTAGCAG GTTTCATTTAGTGTCAGAATTTGACGACTCTAAGAGGAGTTGCAGAAGGAGATTAGCAGGTCATAATGAGCGTAGAAGAAAAACCTCTCAAGATTCTGCTACCAGGAACTTTGCTCGTG ATAATAAACCGATGACTGGGAGTTTTCCGTATGTATCGTCGCCAACAGGACGTGCTCTCTCTCTTCTGTCATCCAAGGTTGATTCTTGGATCTCCCCGTCTAATCTCTCCACAAGATCTAGTGCCGCCTTGCGTGAGCTGATTGTGGAAAACCGTGCTGCTGTCCTCGCACGGCAGCTCGTACTCGAGCGAGACTGGCACTATATAGGTGAGCCCCAGCCTGCAGGGTCCAATCCTATATTAGTTCAGCATCACTCAATGCTTGACCCTCATGGTTGGGACTTTCCGTTCCCGGAAACCGGTGGTCAAGTCACATTAGATCTCATGCAAGCATCGAACACGGCGTTTGGAATGTTGTCGGTGAGGGGAAAAACTAAGGAAGAGGAAGAAGAGTGTTCGGAGTTGTGGCATTCCCTGCAAGGAACACATGGATag